Proteins from a genomic interval of Orbaceae bacterium lpD02:
- the yejB gene encoding microcin C ABC transporter permease YejB codes for MLSYFIRRLLLIIPTLLIILTINFFIVQIAPGGPVDQAIATLENANQAGQSLLPGSAVQSSLNHHQLYRGARGLDPQIVAEIEKQYGFDQPIWQRYIGTIKNFIAFDFGNSFFKSESVIGLIIKSLPVSISLGLWSTLLVYAISIPLGIRKAVKDGSKFDFWSSVVIIVGYAIPAFLLAVLLIVLFAGGSYFTLFPLRGLISANFEQLSIWGKICDYFWHICLPTIAIVVSGFASLTMLTKNSFLDEIRKQYVVTARAKGLDERQILYRHIFRNATLLIVSGFPAAFVGILFTGALLIEIIFSLNGLGLLGYEAIIQRDYPVIFGSLYIFTLIGLITKLMSDLTYMLIDPRIDFEAR; via the coding sequence ATGCTAAGTTATTTTATTCGCCGATTATTACTCATTATTCCAACGCTATTAATTATTTTAACTATCAATTTTTTTATTGTGCAGATAGCGCCAGGCGGTCCAGTTGATCAGGCAATTGCAACACTTGAAAATGCAAACCAAGCGGGACAAAGTTTGCTACCGGGTAGTGCAGTGCAATCCTCTTTGAATCATCATCAGTTGTATCGCGGTGCACGAGGGCTGGATCCACAAATCGTGGCCGAGATAGAGAAACAATATGGTTTTGATCAGCCAATATGGCAGCGCTATATCGGTACGATTAAAAATTTTATCGCGTTTGATTTTGGTAATAGTTTTTTTAAAAGTGAATCGGTGATTGGCTTAATTATTAAAAGTTTGCCGGTTTCGATTTCATTAGGGCTATGGAGCACACTGCTGGTTTATGCTATCTCGATCCCGCTAGGGATCCGTAAAGCGGTTAAAGATGGCTCTAAGTTCGACTTTTGGTCAAGCGTGGTGATTATTGTCGGTTACGCGATCCCAGCATTTTTATTGGCGGTTTTGTTAATTGTGTTATTTGCCGGTGGCAGTTATTTTACTCTTTTCCCTCTGCGTGGGTTGATATCGGCTAATTTTGAGCAACTCAGTATTTGGGGCAAAATATGCGACTATTTTTGGCATATCTGTTTACCGACCATTGCCATTGTAGTGAGTGGTTTTGCTTCGCTGACGATGCTAACCAAAAACTCATTTTTAGACGAAATTCGCAAACAGTATGTGGTAACCGCTAGAGCCAAGGGGCTCGACGAGCGGCAAATTTTATACCGACACATCTTTCGTAATGCCACGTTACTGATTGTATCTGGTTTTCCGGCGGCTTTTGTCGGGATTTTATTTACTGGCGCGCTGCTTATTGAGATTATTTTTTCACTCAATGGGCTCGGTTTACTCGGCTATGAAGCCATTATCCAACGCGATTATCCGGTGATTTTTGGCTCACTGTATATTTTTACCTTAATTGGTTTAATCACAAAGTTAATGAGTGATTTAACCTATATGCTAATCGATCCGCGTATTGATTTTGAGGCGCGCTAA
- a CDS encoding microcin C ABC transporter permease → MTTTITTNQPSKPLSINQLRIKRFKQNKRGYISLWIFISCFIFSLFANVIINNKPIMLQYHGELYFPIIKEYPETDFGGDFNTTTNYLDPAIEQTISQDGFIIWPPFRYSYNTLIYNTASTFPTPPSSDHWLGTTDAGFDVFANIVYGFRISMFFAILLTLITSMIGIFIGALQGYYGGKVDLLGQRFIEIWSGLPVLFVIILLSSIMPLNFWWLLVITVIFGWMGLVSVVRAEFLRTRNFDYIRAARALGVSDRKIMFKHILPNAMVATLTFLPFILCGSITTLTSLDFLGFGLPLDSPSLGRLLLQGKNNLQAPWLGITAFIVIATLLSLLIFIGEAVRDAFDPNKGGVR, encoded by the coding sequence ATGACGACAACAATAACAACTAATCAGCCATCTAAGCCACTATCCATCAATCAGCTACGTATCAAGCGTTTTAAACAAAATAAGCGCGGCTATATCTCATTATGGATTTTTATTAGCTGCTTTATCTTTAGTTTATTTGCGAATGTTATTATTAATAACAAACCGATTATGCTGCAATATCACGGTGAGCTTTATTTCCCGATTATAAAAGAGTATCCAGAAACTGATTTTGGTGGTGATTTTAATACTACCACCAATTATTTAGATCCAGCCATTGAACAAACAATCAGCCAAGACGGCTTTATTATTTGGCCGCCGTTTCGTTATAGCTATAACACGCTAATTTATAATACCGCGAGCACCTTTCCCACTCCGCCGTCATCCGATCATTGGCTTGGGACCACCGATGCCGGTTTTGATGTGTTTGCCAATATTGTCTATGGTTTTCGGATTTCGATGTTTTTTGCCATTTTATTGACGCTAATCACCTCAATGATTGGTATCTTTATCGGTGCGCTACAAGGTTATTATGGTGGTAAAGTGGATTTGTTGGGGCAGCGGTTTATTGAGATCTGGAGTGGATTGCCAGTTTTATTTGTCATCATTTTATTATCGAGTATTATGCCGCTTAATTTTTGGTGGTTACTTGTTATTACCGTGATATTCGGGTGGATGGGCTTAGTAAGTGTGGTTCGCGCCGAATTCTTACGTACCCGTAATTTTGATTATATTCGCGCCGCTAGAGCATTAGGGGTGAGTGACCGTAAAATTATGTTTAAACACATCTTGCCTAATGCGATGGTGGCAACCTTGACCTTTTTACCATTTATCCTTTGTGGTTCGATTACGACATTAACATCGCTGGACTTTTTAGGCTTTGGTTTACCGCTCGATTCGCCGTCATTAGGGCGGCTGCTATTACAAGGTAAAAATAATCTCCAAGCTCCTTGGCTTGGTATTACCGCATTTATCGTTATTGCCACACTGCTCTCGTTGTTGATATTTATTGGTGAGGCAGTTCGAGATGCATTCGATCCAAATAAAGGGGGTGTAAGATGA